Genomic segment of Candidatus Neomarinimicrobiota bacterium:
TTGATTATTCTAGTTATCCCTCGACTCCGCTCGGGATGACAAGCATGGATATCATTACACACAAAAATGGCCAGGAAACCCGGCCATTTTGATAAATCCATTTTGATGGAGCCCTCAACCAAAGATGAGTTTTTTTGCAACCTCATCTGATTTTGCTTTGATGGCTTTATGCAGTGAACCGCCATGACTATCCATGGTGACCACTGCAGGAAAATCCTTGACCTCAATATGCCAGAAGGCTTCTGGTACACCGAGTTCATCCAGCATATATACATCATGAACTTTCACAACTGATTTTGCCAGGGAAGCGGCCAATCCTCCAATTGCATGGAGATACACACCACCGGATTTAGCCAGGCCATTAAGGGTCTTTTCACCCATACCACCCTTCCCAATCACTGCTCGCACTTTGTAATGCTCCATCACTGCAGCCTCATAGGGTTCTTCACGAATGCTCGTGGTTGGACCTGCGGCGACAAATGACCAGGAACCATCTTCATTCTTTTTGACCACCGGACCACAGTGGTAGATCATGCTGTCTTCCATGATGGGCTTGAGCCAATCCGGCCAGTTCTCATGGATGTATTTGTGAGCGGCATCTCTGGCAGTAACCATCAAACCTGAAATAGCAACTTCATCACCCATCTTTAATTCACGTATGTCTGCTTCGGAGATTGGTAATTGCAAATTAATCATAAGTCACCTCCCCATTGCCATTCAGAATCATGCTGTGTCTACG
This window contains:
- a CDS encoding fumarate hydratase C-terminal domain-containing protein — protein: MINLQLPISEADIRELKMGDEVAISGLMVTARDAAHKYIHENWPDWLKPIMEDSMIYHCGPVVKKNEDGSWSFVAAGPTTSIREEPYEAAVMEHYKVRAVIGKGGMGEKTLNGLAKSGGVYLHAIGGLAASLAKSVVKVHDVYMLDELGVPEAFWHIEVKDFPAVVTMDSHGGSLHKAIKAKSDEVAKKLIFG